The Dasypus novemcinctus isolate mDasNov1 chromosome 11, mDasNov1.1.hap2, whole genome shotgun sequence DNA window tgtaatttaagtatctttaaaatgtttaagtgtattaaataacaaaaaaacaaaaacaaaaacaaaaaaacaaacatagcCAAGTTCACAGTGTGTGCATAATGTTGTCAAGATGCAACCTTTGGCATTTCTAACCATGCGACCACCTAAATTTAGCTATAACTAACTTCTAAGTATCACTCTGTATTTGGGTAACTTGCTTAGGGTTCAAGTGCTGGTGGTTAGGGGATCTCAGTGGCCTATCCAAGGTCATGAGCATGCACAAAAATGGATGTTCAGGTACCGTGTAGCCAAAacgcaaaaacaaaacaaaacacaataccTAATAAATGCCTCCCACAGGCTTTTGGTTGCCCAGTACCAGTGTGCATCCTTTTCCTACTTGCATCCTCAAGTCAAAATTCCCTTTTAACATAATTAAAAACCCTACATTTAACCAAAAAATGTCGCACCCCTTTCTCATATGGAAAGCCTCtttaaagtcttttcttctttattacatCTTGTTCCAAGCCTGTTATGATATGGACTAAATTTCATAGTCACGAAACCCAAATACTGTACATAGAGACCAGGGAGCTTATGACACATGTACTGTAAATTAAGGTACCTGTGATTTTTCTTGATGACAATATCAAAGATATTGCTAACTTTATTGTGCTTTGTTGCTCTTCAGAGCCTGCATGAGGTAGTccaaagaaagaactaaatataagatgCTAATTAGAAAGGGAGAACAAGAAAGGACACCAGGATACCAGAAACAGCCGAAAACAGCTGCCACCCCTATGGCTGAAAAGtacaaagggaaaaacaaaatccCAAGAGCTTGGACCAACTCCCTGGAGCTGGATCCCTGATGAGGCAGTTCATCAGGACACTGGCCATGGATAGGGAGGCCTGTCAGGTGGAAGCTGGAACCAAGAGTAGACACAGCTATTGTTGGAGAGCCCATCAGAAGCAGAGGATTGGGGGAGAAATATCCtggcttcttccttcctctcaccCTCCAATCTCTTGTCAGAGCCTCCCCTTGGCCAGCGAAAATGGAGTTTGCACAAGGATGAGACGTGCATTTGAGAGCAAATGTGCAAATGACAGCTGTGCACAGTAATGACAAAAGTCTGAGGTCAAAATCCTTATTTTCAGAACTGATCCAGAGGCCATCTCTGGCATTTATGATTTCTCTCCTTGAATGTTGTCTCCCTCCATGTAGAGAAACTAACTCTCAAGTCTTCTTCCATGTTCTTCTTGCTTTCAGTCAGCGCTGAGGAGTTGATTCTACATCTGGTATGGTGATGCAAGCTTTCATTCCTGAGAGACCTGGGTTGGTAAACCTACTGTCTGGGGCTTCATGAGGACCCTACATGCATGAAACAGTGCCCCAGAGCAGGTGTTGCCACttgtgtttgtttgtgtgtgtgtatacatcacaGGGCTCTTTAGCAGTACACGTGAGCCAGCGGGAACCTTCCTCAGATTAATGTTTCTCTATTAATGAAGTAAAATATGTAAAGCCAACCAACTTTTCTGAAATAGAGTTATCAAAATAGTAGAAAATTTTGTCATAGAGTAAAATGTATGCTTCTAtcttaatgaattttaaaaacaagatcTAGTAAGAGGTATAATAATGATAGTAGTTTCAGATTGTGAGgagtacaaaatattttcatagtgtaTAATAATTGTAATATGATATAAAGAGATCTGATTTCTCTTGGTGACAAAGTCATAGGTACTGATAATACTACTGTGGTTTGCTGTCTACATTCTGTTAAAGATACTCCaaagatgtaattttttttcttcattcacaTTCACAGCTTCTTTGCCCTAGCAGAAAGAACACTCCACCTCCAGATACTTCTCTGGTTAATTTTATCACATTCATTTGTTTAAACCTCCCCTTCTCTTTGAGAGTTCTTCTGTCCACTTTACTTGACTGcatccttccccttccctccctgacATTTCTTgtcctcctttttctcctctacttttttgttttcctgtaGCATTTACTGTCTTCTAACATACTATACAATTCACTAGAATGACTCCCTGCCTACCAGAATGTACGCTCTACTAGTGCAAGATCTTGCCTTTTTGTTCTCTGCTGTGTCCCAAGTGCTTGGAACAattcttggcacatagtaggcacccATGcatgttgatggatatttgaagTTGTTGGAGATGCCACTAGATTGCTAGAGATTGAGGAAGGAGAAAGCAACCAGCTGAAATATAGATGTATTCCATGTAGGAGATTTGCCAgtgaagagacagcaaaagaaatcatgaaaatgcCTCCCAGACCTGCTTGACTTTAAACTTCTGTCAAATGCAGAGAGCAGTGATGCTAGATCAACTTGCTTATATtgccaacaatttttttttaatccttttttcctttcctgagCTCCATGCTGAAGGGTCAAGAACATGTAATCTAAAGtgtctctgaaaaaaaaagaactgtggtTAACTAAACAGGACAGGAAGAGTTTAAATTTCTTCCTTCCCTGATTTTAGACTTTCTACCTGTCTTGGCTTCAAATGGGGTGGGAAAAACCATGAAGTTTAAAGAAGGTAGAAGATTTGCCAATTACATGAAAATGGACATCCTAATTACTAAAGGGAACTGACCCGACCCGCAGGTgagtcgaaccaagacctgagggagggagcggtaatgaaagggacaagagacacaaagaatggagacaagacaggattctgatcaagtctcgtttattgagggtcaatcaggggtatttatagccagggatgaaggaggtggtatGTACTGACGACAGCACAGTGTCGGTAAATGATTGGTAACtagattttcaaatttcatgccacacgcatgcgcagatggttgtttggtAACGTCCATGGAAAGACTTTTGCACTCTTTAaggagtgcccaatcggagcccgggggagtggcaTGAGggtagaaacttaattacttcagtgagggtggggaaatagaaacttaactgggttaggcGTTAATTCATGAGATGGCTGCAACTGATACTGGCGCCAAAAGCGGtctcccacaggtcccccttcctTATATTATTACAAGGAAGTGAGTGACTGACAATGTATCTGGACTAggagggggctgtgcctgtcttaggtcagggcgtGCAACTGAAAAGCAGCTTTTCACCTTACCCATCATCGAGATTCATCGGCAGTGAAGGCCGTGTTTCTGTCTTAGGTGGTTTTCGTCTGCTTAACTGACCAGCCCAGTTGCCTGTCATTGGCTAGCCAGCCCAGCACCCCTAGATTTTATTATGATGATCGTGCTATGGCCTTTGAGTAGGCTCATCATAATTTTCACAATCGGCCATGTCTAGTCAGTGGTAATGGACCTGGAGAGGCTGCATTTTTATggcctccagctgttgttttaaaaatgccATAACCTTGTTAAATAGGATAGGTCCTAGTGACACAAGCATTATCAAACCAAGCAAAGGTCCCAAGAAAGGGAGTAGATAGGGCAATAGTCCATTCATCCCACTCCACAGGGGGTTGTTGGCCaggtcctttcttcttttctccaggtcTTCTTGAAGCTTCTTAACTTTATCTtgaacaatgccagacttgttggcataaaagcagcactgttcctgcagaGCCAAGCATATTCCTCCACGTTCTGCTGTAAGCAGGTCTAACCCTCTCCTATTCTGCAATactacctcagctagagagtctatttgatcttgaatatcttgtatagtgctcgaCAAAGCTTGGACATCAtcaattaattgcttagataattttgtatattgagtAAGAGAAATTCCCAACCCTGCCATACCAGTGGCCAGGGCTCCGGAAATGCCTAATGTAACAAAAAGTGGGATCAACTGCACAGCCCTTCTAGAGCGGCTGGCAATATAGTCCATGTTGGGAATAGGTACAGGTTCAGTTCCATTAATAACATTAACATTGGAGAGGAGGATAGCAAGAGTGCATGTCCCCATCCAGTTAGACGGCAAGAAGGTATAAGCAAGATTACCGCCACAAACGAACACTGAGCTATTGCCTGCGCAAAGGGCGTCAGACATAATGGATGTTGAGTTACACTGGGCAAAAGTGAGATGTCTTAAGTGAATCTCACCACTGTCATTGGTAGATGGAGAGTGCAGGCAAGTGTCAGCATAAGTAAAGATAGGTTGTACTCTAATGGGTGGGATAATGGTACAGGTATTATTAGGATGATAGGAATTCTTAGCTGTAGTTAAGGCTAGAGGTACAGGAGTCCCTATAAGTAAGCATAGCCAGCAGTCCTGTGCAGTATAAGGTTGGGATTCATTGAGCAATTTAAAGGTAGCTTCAAGGATATCGAAAGTTTGAGCATCTATATTTAAGTCCCCAGTCTTAGGTAAAGCTAAGGGATGATATTCAATTTGAGGAAATGAGCTCTTTATGATTTCCTCGATTCTCTCATGGAGCATTACTTGCTGGACTTGGTCTTGTGGGCCCCCTCTGTCTGATACATCTACAGGAGGGACTTGATTCCAGCAAACTGGTTGTCCTACCTGGCCCTGGCAGGAAGACTGGGTTAATTTACTGTCCCCCACAACAACTGGATTGAGGCTCCAATCTCCTCCAGCAATGCTGTGCTTCTGCCGATCTAGGATGGTAGTGTAATAGGTTTTATTGTCTATGGAGCATGTTTGGACATCAGTGTAACAAGTGCTG harbors:
- the LOC139439941 gene encoding syncytin-1-like; the protein is MCLKIWALSCLLGISQGGFGPPPNRQMLIEALYGKPCDCGGGQVAVPSSVYTQEVHCGTKVAYLEAPDSSTGGYSNQQWVCRNTPKVIPSIGGRPGHCPCTSIHPSMHSTCYTDVQTCSIDNKTYYTTILDRQKHSIAGGDWSLNPVVVGDSKLTQSSCQGQVGQPVCWNQVPPVDVSDRGGPQDQVQQVMLHERIEEIIKSSFPQIEYHPLALPKTGDLNIDAQTFDILEATFKLLNESQPYTAQDCWLCLLIGTPVPLALTTAKNSYHPNNTCTIIPPIRVQPIFTYADTCLHSPSTNDSGEIHLRHLTFAQCNSTSIMSDALCAGNSSVFVCGGNLAYTFLPSNWMGTCTLAILLSNVNVINGTEPVPIPNMDYIASRSRRAVQLIPLFVTLGISGALATGMAGLGISLTQYTKLSKQLIDDVQALSSTIQDIQDQIDSLAEVVLQNRRGLDLLTAERGGICLALQEQCCFYANKSGIVQDKVKKLQEDLEKRRKDLANNPLWSGMNGLLPYLLPFLGPLLGLIMLVSLGPILFNKVMAFLKQQLEAIKMQPLQVHYH